The nucleotide window TCGTCCGAATACACGCTCGTCGTGAGCAGGAACTCTACGACATCGAGCGCCGCATCACTCATTCGGTCAACGTATTCACCACACGGTCTTAACGTCGTCGTCATGCGCAACGCATGCGGGAGATACGCTTACTCGCACTCGAGTAGCTGTTCTGTGGCACAACGGTTTTCGTCCACCGGTACACACGCATGTGTATGAACGTCCTAGTGGGCCTCGTTGGCAGCGACGAATCGATCAAGACGCTTCGGCGCACGATCGATCGCACGCGCGAAGTCGGCGACGATCTCACCGTCGCTATCGTCGAAAAACCCGAGGCGAAACGCTCACAGGAAGCGATGACCGAGCAGGCGGACAAACTCCTCTCTGAGGCGAACATCGACGCGGAGATCACGACGCTCGAGGGCGACCCGGGTAGTGCGCTGGTCGATTACGCCGAGCAAGGCGAGTACGACCAGTTGGTAATCGGCGGCGGCACCTTGAGTCCGATGGGCAAGATTCAGCTTGGTCCGATCACCGAGTTCGTCCTGTTGAACGCGCCGACGACGGTCAAACTGGTGCGATAACGATGGTTGGAACGCGACCGTACCCCGACGAGCCGGCCGGACCGTTTCCCTCGCCGCCGACGACGTTCGAAGACCGGGAGGAGCGGACGATCGAACTCACCGCCGAAGCTGACTTCGAGGACGCGCTCGACGACGTCGTCGACATGTACGCCCATTTCGACCCGACCGATCGAGCACAGGGGATTCCGCCGACCGGTGAATCGCGCATTCGCAACTGGCTCGAGACGATCGCCGACGAGAGCGTCAACGTCGTCGCCCGCCACGGCGAAGACGTCGTCGCCCACGCGACGCTCGTCCCCGACACCGACGATCCGTCGTCGATCGAGGACCGTGGCGACATCGAGTGGGAACTCGCGATTTTCGTCCTGCAGGACTACCAGCGCGCCGGGATCGGGACGAAACTCCTCGAGCACCTGCTGGGCCACGCGAGCGATATCGGAATCGAACAGGTGTGGCTGACCGTTGAGCGCTGGAATAATCCAGCGATCGCGCTCTACGAACGCGTCGGGTTCGAGTCGACCGGCACCGAGAGCTTCGAACAGGAGATGGCGATCCAACTCGAGTGAGTCACCACTGACGATGGACTCCCGTCCGGGTTCACAGCCCGGTCAGACAGACAGCACCGGCTGGCTCGCGTACGCGAGAACGTACTCGGCTGCCTTTTCTAGGACTTCCGACGACGCGGTATCGGTGACCGGCTCTCTGGGAAGCACGATGAAGTCGGCGTCGATCGCGTCGGCAGTGTCGAGGACGACGTTGCCGGGATGACGTGTTTTGCGCGTCTGAGAGAAGCCGTCGTCGACGGCGGTGACGAGCGGCACGTCCGCCTCGTCTGCGATGACCTGTATCCGATCGAAAAAGCCCTGCGTGTCCGTCGCAACGGCCTCCTCGTCGACGGTACCGGCGTTCATTCCCTGTACGACACCCCGACCGAGTACGAACAGGGCGTGGACCGACGCGTCGTAGCGATCGGCGATCGCAATGGCGTACTCGACGGCGGTCGCGGACTCCTCGCTCCCGTCGACCGGCGCGAGAACGGTATCGACGGTAAACGGCTCGCTGTCGTCCATACGCGGTGGTGTGTTCCCCGTCGTCAAAAAGCCACCCGACAATCGCTCGTGGTCGACGCCAGCACTCGCCGTCGACCCCGGAGAAGAGCCGCCGGTGTTTAAGCCGCCTCGGTCGTAATCACCACGCATGTTCGATACGGTTGTGGTCGCCACCGACGGCTCCGAGAGCGTCAAACGGGCCATCGACGTCGCACTCGACCTCGCAGGTCGGTTCGATGCCGAGGTGCACGCGCTCTCGGTCGTCGACGCCAGCGAGGTTGACGCCTCACCCCAACAGCTTCGGGACGAACTGCGAACCGCCCTCGAGACGACCGCCGACGCCGCCCTCGCGACCGTCGAGGAGCGCACGGAGGAGGGGACCGAGATCACGACCGCCGTCCGAGAGGGCCGACCCGCGGCCGAGATCTGTGAGTACGCCCGCGAAATCGACGCCGACCTGGTCGCGACCGGGACCCGCGGCCGCCACGGCGAGAACCGCCTCCTGCTCGGCAGCGTTGCCGAACGCATCGTGCGGACCTCACCCGTCCCCGTGCTCTCCGTTCGACAGCTCGATCCGATGGCTGGCGAGGACGACGCGAACGCACCGGCCCAGTAGCTGCGAGCCGCTGACTGCCGTCCTGTCTCGCCGCTCGAGAGGGGAAGTCACTTCCCCACCCGGCCCGCAGGACGAACCATGTACGACGAACTCATCGACAGTGGTGATCTCCCGCTCGCCCGGAAATCGGTTCTTCCGGGCACCGGCTT belongs to Natronorubrum aibiense and includes:
- a CDS encoding universal stress protein, with the protein product MDDSEPFTVDTVLAPVDGSEESATAVEYAIAIADRYDASVHALFVLGRGVVQGMNAGTVDEEAVATDTQGFFDRIQVIADEADVPLVTAVDDGFSQTRKTRHPGNVVLDTADAIDADFIVLPREPVTDTASSEVLEKAAEYVLAYASQPVLSV
- a CDS encoding universal stress protein, with product MNVLVGLVGSDESIKTLRRTIDRTREVGDDLTVAIVEKPEAKRSQEAMTEQADKLLSEANIDAEITTLEGDPGSALVDYAEQGEYDQLVIGGGTLSPMGKIQLGPITEFVLLNAPTTVKLVR
- a CDS encoding GNAT family N-acetyltransferase, producing the protein MVGTRPYPDEPAGPFPSPPTTFEDREERTIELTAEADFEDALDDVVDMYAHFDPTDRAQGIPPTGESRIRNWLETIADESVNVVARHGEDVVAHATLVPDTDDPSSIEDRGDIEWELAIFVLQDYQRAGIGTKLLEHLLGHASDIGIEQVWLTVERWNNPAIALYERVGFESTGTESFEQEMAIQLE
- a CDS encoding universal stress protein, giving the protein MFDTVVVATDGSESVKRAIDVALDLAGRFDAEVHALSVVDASEVDASPQQLRDELRTALETTADAALATVEERTEEGTEITTAVREGRPAAEICEYAREIDADLVATGTRGRHGENRLLLGSVAERIVRTSPVPVLSVRQLDPMAGEDDANAPAQ